One window from the genome of Pieris rapae chromosome 8, ilPieRapa1.1, whole genome shotgun sequence encodes:
- the LOC110992141 gene encoding gamma-aminobutyric acid receptor-associated protein, producing MKFQYKEEHSFEKRKAEGEKIRRKYPDRVPVIVEKAPKARLGDLDKKKYLVPSDLTVGQFYFLIRKRIHLRPEDALFFFVNNVIPPTSATMGSLYQEHHDEDFFLYIAFSDENVYGY from the coding sequence atgaagTTTCAATACAAAGAAGAACATTCCTTTGAAAAACGGAAGGCAGAAGGAGAGAAAATACGCAGAAAGTACCCTGACCGAGTGCCTGTAATTGTAGAGAAAGCTCCCAAAGCAAGGCTTGGCGACCTCGACAAGAAGAAATATTTGGTCCCGTCGGATTTGACCGTTGGacaattttactttttgatCCGAAAACGTATCCACTTGCGGCCCGAAGACGCattgtttttctttgttaACAACGTAATTCCTCCCACATCTGCCACGATGGGATCTCTCTATCAAGAACATCATGACGAAGATTTTTTCTTGTACATAGCATTTTCTGATGAAAACGTTTATGGATATTAA
- the LOC110992114 gene encoding general transcription factor IIF subunit 1 — MRKRKSLKKGDDSEGSEGGGEPEEFQDSGEDWTPDADSNEQPARAGRKRAPKASVNNAKKKRKNSTSEESEGEEEEEGEEEELDEEDGSDDEKNGSDGNKSDSSQSKDIPKHFHSANFVLLKSDVKWDGDTVTSKLSDLNLWKIDGKALLQKFIPMECNGKILHKCTCVYSGWNVDNRDNYYAITEILDRNPQTDSKEICVALDLNDLIKVRDK, encoded by the exons atgcGCAAAAGGAAGTCACTCAAGAAAGGCGATGATTCTGAGGGATCAGAAGGTGGCGGTGAACCAGAAGAATTTCAAGACTCGGGAGAGGATTGGACGCCGGACGCTGATTCG AATGAGCAGCCAGCAAGAGCGGGTCGGAAACGAGCTCCAAAAGCGTCTGTGAACAATGCCAAGAAAAAGCGCAAAAACTCAACATCTGAAGAGAGTGAAGGAGAGGAGGAGGAGGAAGGAGAAGAGGAAGAGCTTGATGAAGAAGATGGATCAGACGATGAGAAGAACGGCTCTGATGGGAACAAATCAGATTCAAGCCAATCAAAGGACATACCAAAACATTTCCAT TCAgcaaactttgttttattaaaatctgacGTAAAATGGGATGGAGATACTGTTACATCAAAACTGAGTGATCTTAACTTATGGAAGATTGATGGAAAAGCCTTATTACAAAAGTTTATCCCCATGGAATGCAATGGGAAAATTCTTCACAAATGTACTTGTGTT TATTCGGGGTGGAATGTTGATAATCGTGATAACTACTATGCCATAACTGAAATATTAGATCGCAACCCCCAAACAGACTCGAAAGAAATATGTGTAGCTTTAGATCTCAATGATCTAATTAAAGTAAGGGACAAATGA